A single genomic interval of Verrucomicrobiia bacterium harbors:
- the murB gene encoding UDP-N-acetylmuramate dehydrogenase — protein sequence MTPSRSSFADLLTAGLSSDAIVRRDEPLARRTTLRVGGPADVYVEPASENDLAATVQFCAANGIPFFVLGRGSNLIVRDGGFRGVVISLAHPVFSQIEISGRRLSCGAGARLKQVAVDAKRNGLAGFEFLEGIPGTVGGALRMNAGAMGGETFQLVERVRVMDRNGTTVEMQPAAMGAAYRNCDALKAHIAISAVLVGNVDSPDAIAARMKVFSQKRWDSQPAAPSAGCMFRNPVAISAGKLIDELGLKGTRVGGASVSQEHGNFVVNDGTATASDVLTLIRAVQQRAAAERGIELHTEVEIIGEHSLP from the coding sequence ATGACACCCTCGCGCTCGAGTTTCGCTGATCTGCTGACCGCCGGTTTGTCCAGTGACGCCATTGTCCGGCGCGACGAACCGCTGGCGCGGCGTACGACGCTGCGCGTCGGCGGGCCGGCTGATGTCTACGTGGAACCCGCCTCTGAAAACGATCTCGCCGCAACTGTTCAATTCTGCGCGGCGAACGGCATCCCGTTTTTTGTGTTGGGCCGTGGATCGAACCTGATTGTGCGCGATGGCGGCTTTCGCGGCGTGGTCATCAGCCTGGCGCATCCAGTCTTCAGCCAGATTGAAATTTCCGGGCGACGATTGTCGTGCGGGGCCGGGGCTCGTCTCAAGCAGGTGGCCGTTGACGCAAAGCGAAATGGCCTGGCGGGTTTCGAATTTCTTGAGGGGATTCCCGGCACCGTGGGCGGCGCTCTTCGAATGAATGCCGGGGCCATGGGAGGCGAAACTTTCCAGCTCGTCGAGCGCGTTCGCGTGATGGATCGCAATGGAACCACGGTCGAAATGCAACCTGCCGCGATGGGCGCGGCCTATCGCAATTGCGACGCCTTGAAGGCGCACATTGCGATCTCCGCGGTGTTGGTTGGCAATGTTGACTCTCCCGATGCGATTGCTGCCCGCATGAAAGTCTTCAGCCAGAAGCGTTGGGATTCCCAGCCAGCCGCGCCGAGCGCGGGTTGCATGTTCCGAAATCCAGTGGCGATTTCTGCGGGAAAACTCATCGACGAGCTCGGATTGAAGGGCACGCGCGTGGGCGGCGCCTCGGTGTCGCAGGAACATGGCAATTTTGTGGTGAACGACGGAACCGCAACAGCCAGCGACGTTTTGACTTTGATCCGCGCAGTGCAGCAACGCGCAGCGGCTGAGCGAGGCATCGAACTGCACACCGAAGTGGAAATCATCGGGGAACATTCATTGCCATGA
- the murG gene encoding undecaprenyldiphospho-muramoylpentapeptide beta-N-acetylglucosaminyltransferase, protein MNAAAKRHVVIACGGTGGHLFPGLAVAEQLSARDCSVTLLISPKEVDQRAVQQAHGMEVVTLPAVGLTQGRRLAFLRGFVQSYRASRKLFRARRVDAALAMGGFTSAPPILAAKRAGARTFLHESNTIPGRANRWLSRAVHQAFVGFPQTAERLRTRLITTTGTPVRPAFENLNPTTCRTALNLDPDHPVLVVTGGSQGASGVNELVLNALPLLERALPKLQLFWLAGTHDFDRVEKACARGGMKSIVHAFFADMHLALGAASAVVSRAGASSLAELAAVRLPAILVPYPAATDNHQLHNALAFVETGAARLMEQKTATPEQLVTLAEELVSNERSRSTIQASLEKWQSPDAAGRIAETMLSEVQREHDRIAATNAGHCCSCGHDHHARTMESAG, encoded by the coding sequence ATGAATGCTGCGGCAAAACGTCACGTTGTCATCGCCTGCGGCGGCACGGGTGGACACCTGTTTCCCGGGCTTGCGGTCGCAGAGCAGCTTTCCGCTCGCGATTGTTCGGTGACGTTGCTGATTTCCCCGAAGGAAGTGGATCAACGCGCCGTGCAACAGGCACACGGCATGGAAGTGGTGACGCTCCCAGCAGTCGGGTTGACGCAAGGAAGGCGCCTCGCGTTTCTGCGCGGCTTCGTCCAATCCTATCGGGCGTCCCGAAAACTGTTTCGTGCCAGGCGGGTGGATGCAGCGCTTGCGATGGGCGGGTTCACCAGTGCGCCGCCAATCCTCGCCGCAAAACGTGCGGGCGCGCGAACATTCCTTCACGAGTCGAATACGATTCCCGGCCGCGCGAACCGCTGGCTTTCACGTGCCGTGCACCAGGCGTTTGTCGGTTTTCCGCAAACCGCGGAGCGCCTTCGTACCCGGCTGATCACGACAACCGGAACTCCTGTTCGGCCCGCTTTCGAAAATCTCAACCCGACAACCTGTCGCACGGCGCTGAATCTCGATCCCGACCATCCCGTGTTGGTCGTGACGGGCGGAAGCCAGGGGGCGAGCGGGGTGAACGAATTGGTGTTGAATGCGTTGCCGCTCCTGGAACGTGCCCTGCCAAAACTCCAATTGTTCTGGCTGGCGGGAACTCACGATTTCGACCGCGTCGAAAAAGCATGCGCGCGTGGCGGGATGAAATCGATCGTTCACGCCTTTTTTGCCGACATGCATCTGGCCCTTGGCGCCGCCAGCGCAGTCGTCAGCCGCGCGGGTGCATCATCGCTCGCGGAACTCGCGGCGGTGCGGCTCCCGGCAATCCTGGTTCCCTACCCCGCGGCGACAGACAATCATCAGCTCCATAACGCGCTGGCATTTGTGGAAACCGGCGCGGCCCGTTTGATGGAACAGAAAACGGCAACGCCGGAACAGCTCGTCACCCTGGCCGAAGAACTGGTTTCGAACGAGCGGTCACGCTCAACCATCCAGGCCTCACTGGAAAAATGGCAGTCACCCGACGCTGCAGGACGGATCGCGGAGACGATGCTTTCTGAAGTGCAGCGGGAGCATGACAGAATCGCTGCAACGAACGCGGGCCACTGCTGTTCCTGTGGTCATGATCATCACGCACGAACGATGGAGAGCGCGGGATGA
- a CDS encoding D-alanine--D-alanine ligase: MKRLNITVLLGGPSAEREVSLRSGLGVAGALRTLGHEVTEVDPRDGTFVLSPGTDVVFLALHGTYGEDGTVQQQLENLRVPYTGCGVEASQMAFDKVLTKECCVAADVLTAKSFVVRSPSAPWPDGWEPPLVVKPVRQGSSVGLHFVDSMDQWTAAVSSALKFDSEVLVEERIIGRETTVGILGGAPLPVVEVRPKCGSYDYRSKYTPGSTEYFCPAEFDASTTARIQTAALSAFRAIGGRDYARVDVMVTTEGAPVVLEVNTLPGMTETSLLPKAAKVAGLSYAELCQRMVDMALQRQKSSKTTH, translated from the coding sequence ATGAAACGCCTCAACATTACGGTCCTCCTGGGCGGCCCGAGCGCCGAACGCGAGGTGTCGCTGCGCAGCGGGCTTGGCGTGGCGGGGGCATTGCGTACGCTGGGACACGAGGTCACTGAGGTGGATCCGCGCGATGGCACCTTCGTGCTTTCGCCGGGCACCGATGTCGTGTTCCTCGCTCTGCATGGAACGTATGGCGAGGATGGCACCGTGCAGCAGCAACTTGAGAACTTGCGCGTGCCTTACACGGGCTGCGGAGTTGAGGCGAGCCAGATGGCATTCGACAAGGTGCTGACCAAGGAATGCTGCGTTGCCGCGGATGTTTTGACAGCGAAGTCGTTCGTGGTCAGATCGCCCTCCGCGCCGTGGCCGGACGGCTGGGAGCCGCCGCTCGTTGTCAAACCCGTGCGCCAGGGATCGAGCGTTGGATTGCATTTTGTTGATTCAATGGACCAATGGACGGCCGCCGTTTCGTCTGCTTTGAAATTCGATTCCGAGGTGCTCGTGGAAGAGCGGATCATCGGCCGCGAGACAACCGTCGGCATCCTGGGCGGCGCCCCGTTGCCAGTGGTGGAAGTGCGGCCGAAGTGCGGCTCGTATGATTATCGCAGCAAGTACACGCCAGGTTCGACCGAATACTTTTGCCCCGCCGAATTCGATGCCTCAACAACCGCCCGCATCCAGACGGCAGCGCTGTCGGCCTTTCGAGCAATTGGCGGGCGCGACTACGCGCGGGTGGACGTGATGGTGACGACGGAAGGAGCCCCGGTCGTTCTCGAAGTCAATACGCTGCCAGGGATGACTGAAACCAGCTTGCTGCCGAAGGCTGCGAAAGTGGCGGGACTGAGCTATGCCGAGCTGTGTCAGAGAATGGTCGACATGGCATTGCAGCGTCAGAAAAGCTCAAAAACTACTCATTAA
- a CDS encoding FtsQ-type POTRA domain-containing protein: MFWKKRKVRNRRLGRTHVLDVKVRSSVAAKARARMAATALGVTCGTILGLYALWSGGEWLLNRLVYENRSFAIQTIDVETDGVISADQLRRWSKVKIGANLLSLDLAQVRRDLEMAPVIKHVSLERILPATLRIRVSEREPIAQVNMPRPNGDGLEFAVFHVDAEGYVLLPLDPRQRAIPLQGYRSELPLLSGISFSELQPGRSMDSPQLAAALGLIQEFASCPLAGLVELKRIDVSMPQVLVATTDEGSEITFSLNDFDRQLRRWHVVHQECARFQQRIASLDLAVNENTPLRLQEASVLPPEAPKSAKPSRQRRKHV; this comes from the coding sequence GTGTTTTGGAAGAAACGAAAAGTCAGGAATCGGCGGCTGGGACGGACGCACGTGCTTGATGTCAAAGTGCGCTCAAGCGTCGCAGCCAAGGCGCGAGCCCGCATGGCGGCGACAGCGCTGGGGGTGACTTGCGGGACGATTCTCGGCCTGTACGCACTCTGGTCGGGTGGGGAATGGCTTTTGAATCGTCTGGTTTACGAGAACCGATCCTTTGCCATTCAAACCATTGATGTTGAAACCGACGGTGTTATTTCGGCCGATCAATTGCGCCGCTGGTCCAAGGTGAAGATTGGGGCGAATCTTCTCTCGCTGGACCTTGCGCAGGTGAGACGCGATCTCGAGATGGCGCCCGTCATCAAGCATGTTTCGCTCGAACGAATTCTTCCGGCCACGTTGCGCATACGGGTTTCGGAACGGGAACCCATCGCCCAGGTGAACATGCCGCGCCCGAATGGCGACGGCCTCGAGTTCGCGGTCTTTCATGTGGACGCTGAAGGTTATGTGCTGCTGCCGCTTGATCCGCGCCAGCGTGCGATTCCGCTGCAGGGTTACAGGAGCGAGTTGCCGTTGTTGTCGGGCATCAGCTTCAGCGAGTTGCAGCCCGGTCGTTCGATGGATTCACCACAGCTCGCGGCCGCGCTTGGGCTCATCCAGGAATTCGCCAGTTGTCCCCTTGCAGGATTGGTTGAGTTGAAGAGGATTGATGTTTCAATGCCGCAGGTGCTGGTCGCCACCACCGACGAAGGCAGTGAAATCACCTTTTCGCTGAACGATTTCGACCGGCAGTTGCGACGGTGGCATGTGGTGCATCAGGAATGCGCCCGATTCCAGCAGCGCATCGCGTCGCTTGACCTTGCCGTGAACGAGAACACGCCGTTGCGTCTGCAGGAAGCCAGCGTGCTGCCGCCCGAGGCTCCCAAATCCGCCAAACCCTCCCGCCAAAGAAGAAAACATGTTTGA